A single region of the Prochlorococcus marinus str. MIT 0917 genome encodes:
- the thiS gene encoding sulfur carrier protein ThiS, whose amino-acid sequence MNLKINGEIQSIEKSNEEFQLEGLLEHLGYQPQLVVVELNGAIINPKDWISTKIKNGDCLEVVTIVGGGSYS is encoded by the coding sequence ATGAACTTAAAAATTAACGGTGAGATCCAAAGCATTGAAAAATCTAATGAGGAATTTCAATTGGAAGGTTTACTTGAACACTTGGGTTACCAACCTCAATTAGTTGTGGTTGAGTTAAATGGTGCAATTATTAATCCAAAAGATTGGATAAGTACAAAAATAAAAAATGGCGATTGCTTAGAGGTTGTAACAATTGTTGGCGGTGGTTCCTACAGTTAA
- a CDS encoding thiamine phosphate synthase produces the protein MKSMPVTPPSDNRIAQLIDANLDRAREGLRVMEDWCRFGLKRSDFSIQIKDWRQQLGAHHHNIYLKARLTSDDPARGISHPLQTVRSTPEAIFIANSSRVQEALRVIEEFTRTTDPNLCEIASKIRYKTYEFEIKVLNTIEGINKRQTLKDCSLYLITSNRRDLEEVVLQALKAGVNIVQYREKVLQDNEKISQAKGLASLCKEYNSLFVVNDRIDIALAVDADGIHLGQEDIPTKIARDLLGTEKIIGRSTHCLEDIKNAEDEGCDYIGIGPIFPSETKKQLQPIGIDYLSKGLSETDLPAFAIGGINSSNINKLNHLNNLRIAVSDAIINSNDPFLKTEELLKFLT, from the coding sequence ATGAAATCAATGCCTGTCACCCCTCCATCTGATAATCGTATTGCTCAATTAATTGACGCGAACCTTGATCGCGCTAGAGAAGGGCTTAGAGTTATGGAAGATTGGTGCAGGTTTGGTCTAAAGAGGAGTGATTTTTCGATTCAAATCAAAGATTGGAGGCAACAATTAGGAGCACATCACCACAACATTTATCTAAAAGCACGGCTTACATCTGACGACCCAGCTAGGGGCATTTCACATCCGTTACAAACAGTTAGGTCAACCCCAGAGGCTATATTTATTGCAAACTCATCCAGAGTTCAAGAAGCCTTAAGAGTAATAGAGGAATTCACTCGAACAACAGATCCGAATCTTTGTGAAATAGCCAGCAAAATTAGATACAAAACTTATGAGTTCGAGATAAAGGTTCTTAATACAATAGAAGGTATAAATAAAAGACAAACCTTAAAAGATTGTTCCTTATATTTAATAACCTCAAACAGGAGAGATCTCGAAGAGGTTGTTCTTCAGGCTCTAAAAGCTGGTGTAAACATAGTTCAATACAGAGAGAAAGTTTTACAAGATAATGAAAAAATTTCACAAGCTAAAGGCTTAGCCTCTCTTTGCAAAGAATACAATTCACTATTTGTAGTCAATGACCGTATCGATATCGCACTTGCTGTTGACGCCGATGGTATTCATTTAGGTCAAGAAGATATACCAACAAAAATCGCGAGAGATCTCCTTGGAACTGAAAAGATCATTGGCCGAAGCACGCACTGCCTTGAAGACATAAAAAATGCCGAAGATGAGGGCTGTGATTATATTGGTATAGGACCTATTTTCCCCTCTGAAACAAAAAAGCAACTACAACCAATAGGGATTGACTACCTTTCAAAGGGATTAAGTGAAACTGACCTACCGGCATTTGCTATCGGTGGAATAAATAGCTCAAATATCAACAAATTAAACCACCTAAACAATCTACGCATAGCCGTGTCAGATGCAATCATCAACTCCAATGATCCATTTTTAAAAACTGAAGAGCTTCTCAAATTTCTAACATGA
- the ribD gene encoding bifunctional diaminohydroxyphosphoribosylaminopyrimidine deaminase/5-amino-6-(5-phosphoribosylamino)uracil reductase RibD, translating into MINLPEDQKIWVPWMRRSIQLALLAEGMTSPNPLVGAVVLDSSGRLVGEGYHTGAGNPHAEIEALAQVGEKSIDGTIVVTLEPCCHQGLTPPCTEAIIKAGLKRVVIGMVDPDPRVSGNGISRLKDSGLEVIEGVLSQECELVNREFSFRVRHGRPWGILKWAMSLDGRIGLPNGCSKWITGVTARNSVHQIRSKCDAVIVGGGTVRVDNPLLTSRGKSKFEPLRVIFSRSLDLPKAAKLWDTQSARTLIAYGPDGNEAFFSDLPDGPEKLRLNTDDPSELLGSLAKKGCNKILWECGPQLATSAIEANCVQELVVFVAPKLLGGKSSMSPLNDFGFESIESTYKLQHSLLERKGEDLSWNLLV; encoded by the coding sequence ATGATTAATTTGCCTGAGGATCAAAAAATATGGGTGCCATGGATGAGACGTTCAATCCAACTGGCTTTACTAGCTGAAGGTATGACTAGCCCTAACCCCCTTGTAGGAGCTGTTGTCCTGGATTCAAGTGGAAGACTTGTTGGAGAGGGATATCACACAGGTGCAGGGAACCCTCATGCCGAAATAGAAGCACTTGCTCAAGTGGGAGAGAAGTCGATTGATGGGACAATCGTTGTAACGTTAGAACCCTGTTGCCACCAAGGCTTAACCCCCCCATGTACAGAAGCAATAATAAAAGCAGGTTTAAAAAGAGTTGTCATTGGAATGGTTGACCCTGATCCAAGAGTCTCAGGCAATGGAATTTCAAGATTAAAAGACTCTGGACTTGAAGTTATCGAGGGGGTTTTGAGTCAAGAATGTGAATTAGTTAATCGCGAATTTAGTTTTCGAGTTCGTCATGGTCGTCCTTGGGGAATTCTTAAATGGGCAATGAGCTTAGATGGAAGAATTGGCTTACCAAATGGTTGTAGTAAGTGGATAACAGGTGTTACTGCTAGGAATTCAGTTCATCAAATTAGATCTAAGTGTGATGCAGTAATAGTTGGGGGAGGAACAGTTCGTGTCGATAATCCTCTTTTGACTTCAAGGGGTAAATCAAAGTTTGAACCTTTAAGGGTGATTTTCTCAAGGTCATTAGATTTACCTAAAGCTGCAAAACTTTGGGATACGCAAAGTGCGAGAACATTAATTGCTTATGGGCCAGATGGGAATGAAGCTTTCTTTTCTGATTTACCAGATGGTCCAGAGAAATTGAGATTAAATACGGATGATCCATCTGAATTGCTAGGCTCACTTGCGAAAAAAGGCTGCAACAAAATCCTTTGGGAATGCGGTCCCCAATTAGCTACAAGTGCAATTGAAGCTAATTGTGTTCAGGAATTAGTGGTTTTTGTTGCACCTAAACTCTTAGGAGGTAAGTCTTCAATGAGTCCTCTGAATGATTTTGGCTTTGAATCAATAGAATCTACCTACAAATTGCAACATTCTCTTTTAGAACGAAAAGGAGAAGATCTCAGTTGGAATCTACTTGTTTAG
- the cbiE gene encoding precorrin-6y C5,15-methyltransferase (decarboxylating) subunit CbiE: protein MPNESNQIHVMGIDTSSTESFFETKKKTIFKAEIITGPRRILDSFKTWLNDKNLKNHKFEFIETDKLNDFIDQLKKKKKTTIVFSGGDPLWFGIGRLLIQNFPLSQLHFEPAATSFQLAFSRLGKPWQNTQWISLHGRDPILFEKAIKKLPSSLVVLTDSNKYGAKEVYQLLNSLGLERKYQFWTFERLGYQNERIIKINSIRDFPTDIDPLHLVILFEKEEPLIKSKDLPLFGIEDSFFLQNPDCPGLMTKKEVRVQILAELNLPNKGVIWDIGSGVGSIGLEALRISPNLKLVSVDKRIGSKNIIEENARRLEVNPSLIIEDEALNIFKGNKLTYNLLHPDRVIIGGGGSKLNLIIEETIKLINSNCVIVIPLISLKSISRLESILKPKAHKFSISQHQSYRGVSIGDDIRLSPLNPVFILKAEV, encoded by the coding sequence ATGCCTAATGAGTCAAATCAGATACACGTAATGGGAATTGATACTTCAAGTACTGAAAGTTTTTTTGAAACTAAAAAAAAAACAATTTTTAAAGCTGAAATAATCACTGGTCCGCGAAGAATTTTAGATTCATTCAAAACCTGGTTAAACGATAAAAATTTAAAAAATCATAAATTTGAGTTCATTGAAACTGACAAACTAAATGACTTTATAGATCAATTAAAAAAGAAAAAGAAAACAACAATTGTGTTTTCCGGAGGTGATCCTCTTTGGTTTGGAATCGGTAGATTATTAATTCAAAACTTTCCTTTATCACAACTTCATTTTGAGCCTGCCGCTACCTCTTTTCAACTGGCTTTTTCCAGACTTGGAAAACCTTGGCAAAATACACAATGGATCAGTCTTCATGGAAGAGACCCAATTCTATTTGAAAAAGCAATTAAAAAGCTTCCTTCATCACTTGTGGTTTTAACTGACTCTAATAAATATGGTGCCAAAGAGGTTTATCAATTACTTAATTCACTAGGACTTGAGAGGAAATATCAATTTTGGACTTTTGAAAGGCTCGGATATCAAAATGAAAGAATCATAAAAATCAATTCAATTAGGGATTTTCCAACGGATATAGATCCATTGCATCTTGTTATTCTTTTTGAGAAAGAAGAGCCGCTAATAAAATCAAAAGATTTACCTTTATTTGGAATCGAAGATTCATTTTTTCTTCAAAATCCAGACTGCCCTGGATTAATGACAAAAAAAGAAGTTAGGGTTCAAATTCTTGCCGAACTTAATCTCCCCAATAAAGGTGTGATATGGGATATAGGTAGTGGCGTAGGTAGCATAGGCCTAGAAGCACTAAGGATATCTCCAAACTTAAAATTAGTATCCGTTGATAAAAGGATTGGAAGTAAGAATATTATTGAAGAAAATGCAAGAAGGCTTGAAGTTAATCCATCTTTAATAATTGAAGACGAAGCATTAAATATATTCAAAGGAAACAAACTCACATATAATCTTTTACATCCAGATAGAGTTATTATAGGTGGTGGTGGATCAAAATTAAATTTAATTATTGAAGAGACAATTAAGCTAATAAATAGTAATTGTGTAATAGTAATACCACTAATATCATTAAAATCTATATCAAGATTAGAGTCAATTTTAAAGCCTAAAGCACACAAGTTTTCTATCAGCCAACATCAATCTTATAGAGGTGTAAGTATTGGAGATGATATAAGATTATCTCCTTTAAATCCTGTTTTTATTTTGAAAGCTGAAGTTTAA
- a CDS encoding NAD(+) kinase, translating to MPRVGLIVNDGKDLAVKTAKTFHKKLEDSGFEVVRVSSAGGLLGFTNPDQYMSSQGYNSCIPDGFDSSISFAVVLGGDGTVLSAARQTAPLGIPILTVNTGHLGFLAEAYLSDIDKIFKHLVSRRWNIEERTSLVVSVMRGDQCRWEALCLNEMALHREPMTSMCHFEISVGRHAPVDISADGVILSTPTGSTAYSLSAGGPVITPDCPVLQLTPVSPHSLASRALVFSNEEPVTVFPATPERLMMVVDGSAGCYVWPEDRVLIRKSDHPVKFIRLSDHEFFQVLRNKLGWGLPHVAKPDKI from the coding sequence GTGCCCCGAGTAGGACTGATCGTTAATGATGGGAAAGATCTTGCTGTGAAGACAGCAAAAACTTTTCACAAGAAACTAGAAGATTCTGGTTTTGAAGTTGTCAGAGTTAGTAGCGCAGGCGGTTTATTAGGTTTTACTAATCCTGATCAATATATGAGTTCACAAGGATACAATTCATGCATACCAGATGGCTTTGATTCTTCAATTTCATTTGCCGTTGTATTAGGAGGTGATGGGACCGTATTGTCTGCAGCAAGACAGACAGCACCATTGGGTATCCCCATACTTACTGTAAATACAGGGCATTTAGGGTTTTTGGCTGAGGCTTACCTTTCAGATATAGATAAGATTTTTAAACATTTAGTTTCAAGGAGATGGAATATTGAAGAGAGAACAAGCTTAGTAGTAAGTGTTATGAGAGGTGATCAATGTAGATGGGAAGCTCTTTGTCTCAATGAAATGGCATTACATAGAGAACCTATGACAAGCATGTGTCATTTTGAGATTTCTGTTGGTCGCCATGCACCAGTAGACATTTCTGCAGATGGTGTAATTCTTTCTACTCCTACTGGCTCAACTGCTTATTCACTTAGTGCTGGGGGGCCAGTAATTACTCCTGATTGTCCGGTTTTGCAACTTACCCCTGTCTCTCCTCATTCATTGGCTTCAAGAGCGCTTGTCTTTAGCAATGAAGAGCCAGTAACAGTTTTCCCTGCTACACCTGAAAGATTAATGATGGTAGTAGATGGTAGTGCCGGCTGCTATGTGTGGCCAGAGGATAGAGTCCTAATTAGAAAAAGTGATCATCCAGTTAAATTTATTAGACTTTCTGATCATGAGTTCTTTCAAGTTCTAAGAAATAAATTAGGTTGGGGTCTACCCCACGTTGCGAAACCTGATAAAATATGA
- a CDS encoding bifunctional riboflavin kinase/FAD synthetase: MPSKHKNCTFILIPLCAPENAKLPTSLALGSFDGLHLGHKKVIKAILKDPIGVPTVVSFWPHPREVLFGESRLRLDLPNEKTFLLEPLGIEQLVLVPFNRNLASKSAETFVEEILVKTLHAQHIAVGENFRFGRNREGDTSTLKKIGESLGIKISIVSILEDDHGRLSSSRVRKALYEGDLNHAKYLLKRPYSFRGTVEKGRGLGKKIGWPTANLKIDERKFLPSLGVYAAWASIANKKERFLAVMNIGTQPTIDPNSLSAVEVHLLDKEINLLGHELIIEPVHRIRLQKKFENIEALSNQISLDAILAKEILTKKL; the protein is encoded by the coding sequence TTGCCATCTAAGCACAAAAATTGCACGTTTATCTTGATTCCTCTCTGTGCCCCTGAAAACGCAAAACTGCCTACATCACTGGCATTAGGTAGTTTTGATGGTCTTCACTTAGGTCATAAAAAAGTAATAAAAGCCATATTAAAAGACCCAATTGGTGTACCAACCGTTGTCAGCTTTTGGCCACACCCACGTGAGGTTCTATTTGGAGAATCAAGATTAAGATTGGATTTACCAAATGAAAAAACATTCCTGCTCGAGCCACTCGGAATAGAACAATTAGTTTTAGTTCCATTTAATAGAAATCTTGCTTCTAAAAGTGCTGAGACATTTGTAGAAGAAATTCTAGTAAAAACCCTTCATGCTCAACATATTGCGGTTGGAGAGAATTTTAGGTTTGGACGCAATAGAGAGGGTGATACTTCTACTCTAAAAAAGATAGGTGAATCTCTAGGAATAAAAATTTCTATTGTTTCTATCCTTGAAGACGATCATGGTCGACTTAGTAGTAGCAGAGTACGAAAAGCACTCTACGAAGGTGATTTAAATCATGCCAAATATCTATTGAAGCGTCCTTACTCCTTTAGAGGGACGGTGGAGAAAGGGAGAGGTTTAGGAAAAAAAATTGGATGGCCAACTGCCAATTTAAAAATAGATGAGCGAAAATTCCTTCCATCATTGGGGGTTTATGCAGCCTGGGCTTCTATAGCAAACAAAAAAGAACGATTCTTAGCAGTTATGAATATAGGCACTCAGCCAACTATTGATCCAAACTCCTTATCAGCAGTAGAAGTACACCTTTTAGACAAAGAAATCAACCTATTAGGACATGAATTAATTATTGAACCTGTGCACAGAATTAGACTTCAGAAAAAGTTTGAGAACATTGAAGCACTGAGTAATCAAATAAGTTTAGATGCAATATTGGCAAAAGAGATATTGACAAAAAAACTCTAA
- a CDS encoding DUF3611 family protein yields MADQRDFQLLSLGMRRIGWLRFWIQTILGVVVVGVLLFNNVGSSLARNSERALGLGPGLSLTTLAFILLLFSLWQGWLIVKTGRALGSDARPSRGETSRLLKRGLIVDLVGLVFSSVGYQSLAGALFVQASMQAPGISIGTGMRAMENYPITSLEMLSVLSNTQVLFAHLIGLIFSLWLLQRIFRKN; encoded by the coding sequence ATGGCAGATCAACGCGACTTTCAATTGCTTTCTCTTGGGATGAGAAGAATTGGTTGGCTTCGGTTTTGGATTCAAACAATTTTAGGTGTAGTGGTAGTGGGGGTTTTGTTGTTCAACAATGTTGGTAGTAGTTTAGCTAGAAACTCAGAGAGAGCATTGGGATTAGGACCAGGTTTGTCTCTCACTACATTGGCATTTATTTTATTGCTATTTAGCCTTTGGCAAGGTTGGTTGATAGTGAAAACTGGTAGGGCCTTAGGCAGTGATGCGCGACCAAGTAGAGGTGAAACAAGTCGCTTACTAAAGAGAGGCTTGATTGTCGATTTGGTTGGATTGGTTTTTTCGTCAGTCGGATATCAATCTTTAGCAGGAGCTTTGTTCGTTCAGGCCTCAATGCAAGCCCCTGGGATTTCTATTGGAACGGGTATGAGAGCAATGGAAAATTACCCAATTACTTCTTTAGAAATGCTTTCTGTATTGAGTAATACTCAAGTTTTATTTGCACACTTGATTGGTCTGATTTTTTCTTTGTGGTTATTGCAAAGGATTTTTAGGAAAAACTAA
- the ftsH gene encoding ATP-dependent zinc metalloprotease FtsH: MPIRQDENQPNKRFGIINLVLIGFGALLLFSSFFPSQNTQVPRVPYSLFINQVDDGEVKRAYITQDQIRYELSTAEEGAPSVLATTPIFDMELPQRLEKKGVEFAAAPPKKPNIFTTILSWVVPPLIFILVLQFFARRSMGGGGAQGALSFTKSKAKVYVPDDESKVTFEDVAGVDEAKDELTEIVDFLKKPQRYTDIGARIPKGVLLVGPPGTGKTLLSKAVAGEAEVPFFIISGSEFVELFVGAGAARVRDLFEQAKKKAPCIIFIDELDAIGKSRSGSMGVVGGNDEREQTLNQLLTEMDGFASTDKPVIVLAATNQPEVLDAALLRPGRFDRQVLVDRPDLSGRKTILEIYTKKVKLSNEIDLDRIAQATSGFAGADLANMVNEAALLAARGKRTSVEQKDLNEAIERVVAGLEKKSRVLQDDEKKIVAYHEVGHAIVGHLMPGGSKVAKISIVPRGMSALGYTLQLPTEERFLNSKEDLQGQIATLLGGRSAEEIIFGKITTGASNDLQRATDLAEQMVGTYGMSDILGPLAYDKQGGGQFLGGNNNPRRELSDATAQAIDKEVRSLVDNAHESALNILKNNLSLLEDISQKILEKEVIEGDELKEMLSNSVMPEKVLN; this comes from the coding sequence ATGCCAATACGACAAGATGAGAATCAACCAAATAAACGTTTTGGAATAATTAATTTAGTTCTTATAGGTTTTGGAGCGCTTCTGCTTTTTAGTAGTTTTTTCCCAAGCCAAAATACACAAGTTCCACGAGTTCCATATTCCCTTTTCATCAATCAAGTTGATGACGGAGAGGTAAAACGCGCATACATAACTCAAGACCAAATTAGATACGAACTTTCTACTGCAGAAGAGGGAGCTCCATCTGTTCTTGCAACAACTCCAATTTTTGATATGGAGTTACCACAGAGGTTAGAGAAAAAAGGCGTTGAGTTTGCAGCTGCCCCTCCCAAGAAACCTAATATATTTACTACTATCCTTAGTTGGGTTGTACCACCTCTAATATTTATTCTTGTCTTGCAGTTTTTTGCTCGCAGAAGTATGGGCGGGGGCGGAGCTCAGGGAGCTCTCAGTTTTACTAAAAGCAAGGCAAAAGTATATGTCCCCGACGATGAATCAAAAGTTACTTTCGAAGATGTAGCAGGAGTTGATGAGGCTAAAGATGAATTAACTGAAATAGTTGATTTCCTCAAAAAGCCTCAAAGATATACCGATATTGGCGCAAGAATTCCTAAGGGTGTTTTACTTGTCGGCCCTCCAGGAACTGGTAAAACCCTTTTATCAAAAGCTGTAGCTGGTGAGGCAGAAGTACCCTTCTTTATTATTTCGGGTTCTGAATTTGTAGAACTATTTGTTGGTGCAGGTGCTGCAAGAGTCAGAGATTTGTTTGAACAAGCTAAGAAAAAAGCACCTTGTATAATATTTATTGATGAACTTGATGCAATCGGCAAAAGCAGATCAGGTTCGATGGGAGTTGTTGGTGGAAATGATGAGAGAGAGCAAACACTTAATCAGCTACTAACAGAGATGGATGGTTTCGCTTCAACTGACAAACCAGTAATTGTTCTTGCGGCTACTAACCAACCTGAAGTTTTAGACGCAGCATTACTACGCCCAGGCAGATTTGATAGGCAAGTTCTTGTTGATAGACCTGATCTGTCTGGCAGAAAAACAATTTTGGAAATTTATACAAAAAAAGTAAAATTGTCTAATGAGATTGATTTAGATCGAATTGCTCAGGCAACTAGTGGGTTTGCTGGGGCTGACTTAGCCAATATGGTAAATGAAGCAGCCCTGCTAGCAGCCCGTGGTAAAAGAACATCCGTTGAACAAAAAGATCTCAACGAGGCAATTGAAAGAGTAGTTGCAGGATTAGAGAAAAAAAGCAGAGTTTTGCAAGATGATGAGAAAAAGATTGTTGCCTACCATGAGGTTGGTCATGCAATAGTCGGCCACCTAATGCCTGGAGGTAGCAAAGTCGCAAAAATATCTATAGTTCCAAGAGGTATGAGTGCATTGGGCTATACCCTTCAATTACCTACCGAAGAAAGATTCTTAAACTCAAAAGAAGATTTACAAGGTCAAATAGCTACTCTTTTAGGTGGTAGATCTGCAGAAGAAATCATTTTTGGAAAAATTACTACTGGAGCATCAAATGATTTACAAAGAGCTACTGATTTAGCAGAGCAGATGGTTGGAACATACGGTATGAGTGATATTTTGGGACCTTTGGCCTATGACAAGCAAGGAGGTGGGCAATTCCTTGGTGGTAATAACAATCCAAGAAGAGAATTAAGTGATGCAACTGCTCAGGCCATCGATAAAGAAGTTAGAAGTTTG
- the surE gene encoding 5'/3'-nucleotidase SurE: protein MKPLRILISNDDGVFAEGIRTLASSAASRGHKVTVVCPDQERSATGHGLTLHSPIRAEKADELFGEGINAWGCSGTPADCVKLALNELLDQKPDLILSGINHGPNLGTDIFCSGTVAAALEGTLDEIPSMAVSIASFQWKSFSFAGKLALDIAEKAIQQSWPKNLLLNLNIPPCEEKKMRNLVWTRLSIRQYEEQFIRRVDPRGNAYFWMAGEAVKDLQSAGEGPKEWPSDVSQIALCSPSLTPIQPDLFWRGNLDDLPNLI, encoded by the coding sequence ATGAAACCATTGAGAATTTTAATTAGTAATGATGATGGAGTTTTTGCTGAAGGGATAAGAACACTTGCTTCATCGGCAGCGAGCAGAGGACATAAAGTTACTGTTGTTTGTCCAGATCAAGAAAGATCAGCCACCGGTCATGGATTAACTTTACATTCGCCAATCCGAGCTGAAAAAGCAGATGAATTATTTGGGGAAGGAATTAATGCTTGGGGGTGTAGTGGTACCCCTGCTGATTGCGTAAAACTCGCACTTAATGAACTTCTTGATCAAAAGCCAGACCTAATTCTTTCGGGAATTAATCATGGACCAAATCTTGGTACGGATATTTTTTGCTCTGGAACTGTTGCTGCTGCACTTGAGGGAACTTTGGATGAAATCCCATCTATGGCAGTAAGTATTGCCAGTTTTCAGTGGAAAAGTTTTAGTTTTGCTGGGAAATTAGCCTTAGATATTGCAGAAAAAGCAATTCAACAAAGTTGGCCAAAGAACTTACTCTTAAATTTAAACATTCCTCCTTGTGAAGAGAAAAAAATGAGGAATTTGGTTTGGACAAGACTTTCAATCAGACAATATGAGGAACAATTCATTCGCAGGGTCGATCCAAGAGGGAACGCCTATTTTTGGATGGCTGGAGAAGCAGTAAAAGATCTTCAATCAGCTGGAGAAGGACCTAAAGAATGGCCAAGTGATGTTTCTCAAATAGCTTTATGCTCTCCCTCGTTAACACCAATACAACCTGATCTTTTTTGGAGAGGGAATCTGGATGACTTGCCAAACTTAATATAA
- the pheS gene encoding phenylalanine--tRNA ligase subunit alpha, whose amino-acid sequence MSSTLSLKQLINELEILESEAAKEIAAAENSESIEKLRLAFLGKKGKLSLLLGGMKNLSSEERPLIGQRANVLKTQLQELIKEKLEILKTQALNQILIKETIDVTAPPTGIFQGHRHPLITTTEQIIDLFLGLGYKVSEGPEIEKDYYNFEALNIPPDHPARDMQDTFYLGGEYLLRTHTSPVQIRCLESKKPPVRIVSPGRVYRRDAVDATHSPVFHQIEVLAIDEKLDFSHLRGTVMAFLKAFFGDLPIRFRASYFPFTEPSAEVDVQWRGKWLEVMGCGMVDPAVLEKLGIDPEKYSGFAAGLGVERFCMVRHGVDDIRKLYTSDLRFLEQF is encoded by the coding sequence TTGAGTTCAACATTATCCCTTAAACAGCTCATTAATGAGCTTGAAATATTAGAAAGCGAGGCTGCAAAAGAAATTGCTGCTGCTGAAAATTCTGAATCTATAGAGAAATTAAGGTTGGCTTTCCTTGGAAAGAAAGGAAAACTCTCACTTCTATTGGGAGGGATGAAAAATCTTTCTAGTGAGGAAAGACCTTTAATTGGTCAAAGAGCGAACGTTTTAAAAACTCAATTGCAAGAATTAATAAAAGAAAAGCTTGAAATTTTAAAAACCCAGGCTTTAAATCAGATACTAATAAAAGAAACTATAGATGTTACAGCGCCTCCAACGGGTATTTTTCAAGGACATCGGCACCCCTTAATAACAACTACTGAGCAAATCATTGATCTTTTCTTAGGACTTGGATACAAAGTTTCTGAAGGACCTGAAATAGAGAAGGATTACTACAATTTTGAGGCACTTAATATTCCACCTGACCATCCTGCAAGAGATATGCAAGATACTTTTTATTTGGGAGGTGAATACCTTTTAAGAACTCATACTTCGCCTGTTCAGATTCGTTGCCTTGAAAGCAAAAAGCCCCCGGTAAGAATTGTCTCTCCTGGCAGGGTTTATCGAAGAGATGCAGTTGATGCTACTCATTCGCCAGTGTTTCACCAGATTGAGGTCTTAGCAATTGATGAAAAGCTTGACTTTAGTCATTTAAGAGGCACAGTAATGGCTTTTTTAAAAGCGTTTTTTGGAGATCTTCCTATTCGATTCAGAGCTAGTTATTTCCCATTTACGGAGCCATCAGCAGAAGTTGATGTTCAATGGAGAGGTAAATGGTTAGAGGTTATGGGTTGCGGGATGGTAGATCCTGCGGTCCTAGAAAAATTAGGGATAGATCCTGAAAAATATAGCGGTTTTGCTGCTGGACTTGGGGTGGAAAGATTTTGCATGGTTCGTCATGGCGTAGATGATATTAGAAAGTTATATACAAGTGATCTCAGATTTCTAGAACAATTTTAA
- a CDS encoding DUF3122 domain-containing protein, which yields MEGFRDLFRIIISCLLICCCFFTNANKGYADSTVTSNDQKKEIKRSLESLKDVDYQTWQIIVYPSSIKSNNLILRIVGYPGSLRIDHPTNLTVKSGRKTWDLKDITKNSKIKVEILNDSAAEFELSNLIAELDKNRPLRLSLPGVINDLPIPPYLVSEWRSLAE from the coding sequence ATGGAAGGATTTCGTGATTTATTTCGCATAATAATTTCTTGTCTTTTGATTTGTTGTTGTTTTTTTACTAACGCAAATAAAGGTTATGCAGATTCAACAGTTACTTCAAATGATCAGAAAAAAGAGATTAAAAGAAGTCTTGAGAGCCTCAAAGACGTGGATTATCAAACTTGGCAAATTATCGTTTATCCAAGTTCCATAAAGTCTAATAATTTAATTTTAAGAATTGTGGGTTATCCAGGCTCATTAAGGATTGATCATCCAACTAACTTGACAGTTAAATCGGGGAGAAAGACTTGGGATCTAAAAGACATAACTAAAAACAGTAAAATCAAGGTTGAAATTTTGAATGACTCTGCTGCAGAATTTGAACTAAGCAATTTGATTGCCGAGTTGGATAAAAATAGACCATTGAGACTCAGCTTGCCTGGCGTGATAAATGATTTGCCAATCCCGCCATACTTAGTAAGTGAATGGAGATCATTGGCTGAATAA